Proteins from one Streptomyces sp. NBC_00390 genomic window:
- a CDS encoding dynamin family protein, translating to MDARPQLIDALSALRDRVAAVRLPLPIPGAPRARQTRDELLAQLDDYLVPRLKEPEAPLLVVIGGSTGAGKSTLVNSLVGRRVSEAGVLRPTTRTPVLVCHPDDHHWFAGKRVLPYLTRVWLPVQDETESAAERLRARRGEREPAGMRGAKGKAEAEQDTLRVETASSLPRGLALLDAPDIDSLVVENRLLAAELMCAADVWVMVTTASRYADAVPWHLLRTAKEYDAMLVTVLDRVPHQVIGEVSRQYAALLTKAGLGDVPRFTIPELPESAGGGKGLLPVNAIAPLYSWLAHRVQDPAARQQAVVRTAGGVIDSLNARMPGLASAVAAQYAAAVRLRSAVEDACEREAERVRRQLKAGAVLSGDARTRWRGYPRDSSAAELLDSLVAGLAALLQCAVAAADEHIQEAWRHEPASAGVTAQGRLDLEAGERIGMAVRRWRRELEELAEEEARGIERNAAPDPETLAALVATALLGGRRARGAGERLAERIGAQGALRLRDKGGELVTTYIDGVLHSERDRRLAPLDALEVAPEPQAELIAALSLLQKEK from the coding sequence TTGGATGCACGGCCTCAGCTCATCGACGCACTTTCCGCCCTGCGCGACCGTGTCGCCGCCGTGCGTCTTCCCCTTCCGATTCCCGGTGCGCCACGGGCCAGACAGACGCGGGACGAGCTGCTCGCTCAGCTCGACGACTATCTGGTGCCCCGTCTCAAAGAGCCTGAAGCCCCGCTGCTCGTCGTCATCGGCGGATCGACCGGTGCCGGGAAGTCCACCCTCGTCAACTCCCTTGTGGGACGCCGGGTCAGTGAGGCGGGCGTTCTGCGGCCCACCACGCGTACGCCCGTCCTCGTGTGCCATCCCGACGATCACCACTGGTTCGCCGGGAAGCGTGTGCTGCCGTATCTGACGCGCGTATGGCTGCCCGTGCAGGACGAGACCGAGAGCGCCGCGGAGCGGCTGCGGGCACGGCGAGGCGAGCGGGAGCCGGCCGGTATGCGCGGCGCGAAGGGGAAGGCAGAGGCCGAGCAGGACACCCTGCGCGTGGAGACCGCCTCCTCCCTGCCCCGCGGGCTCGCCCTCCTCGACGCCCCCGACATCGATTCGCTCGTCGTCGAGAACCGCCTCCTGGCCGCCGAGTTGATGTGCGCCGCCGACGTGTGGGTGATGGTCACCACCGCGTCCCGTTACGCCGACGCCGTGCCGTGGCATCTGCTGCGTACGGCCAAGGAGTACGACGCGATGCTCGTGACCGTGCTGGACCGGGTGCCGCACCAGGTGATCGGGGAGGTGTCGCGGCAGTACGCGGCGCTGTTGACCAAGGCCGGGCTGGGAGACGTACCGCGGTTCACGATTCCGGAGCTGCCCGAGTCGGCGGGTGGCGGCAAGGGGCTTCTGCCGGTCAACGCCATCGCGCCGCTGTACTCCTGGCTGGCGCACCGGGTGCAGGACCCGGCGGCCCGGCAGCAGGCCGTGGTGCGCACGGCGGGCGGAGTGATCGATTCCCTGAACGCGCGGATGCCGGGGCTCGCAAGCGCGGTGGCGGCGCAGTACGCGGCGGCCGTACGGCTGCGGAGCGCGGTCGAGGACGCCTGCGAGCGCGAGGCCGAGCGGGTGCGCCGGCAGCTGAAGGCCGGTGCGGTGCTCTCCGGGGACGCGCGGACCCGCTGGCGTGGCTATCCGCGCGACAGCTCCGCGGCCGAGCTGCTGGACTCCCTCGTCGCCGGTCTGGCAGCGCTGTTGCAGTGTGCCGTGGCCGCCGCCGACGAACACATCCAGGAGGCCTGGCGGCACGAGCCCGCATCGGCAGGCGTCACCGCGCAGGGCCGGCTCGATCTGGAGGCCGGGGAGCGCATCGGGATGGCCGTACGCCGCTGGCGGCGCGAGCTCGAGGAGCTTGCCGAGGAGGAGGCCCGGGGCATCGAGCGCAATGCGGCGCCCGACCCCGAGACGCTGGCCGCCCTGGTGGCGACCGCTCTGCTAGGCGGTCGGCGGGCACGGGGCGCGGGGGAGCGGCTGGCCGAGCGGATCGGGGCTCAGGGTGCGCTGCGGCTGCGCGACAAGGGCGGCGAGCTGGTGACGACGTACATCGACGGCGTACTGCACAGCGAGCGTGACCGGCGGCTGGCGCCCCTCGACGCGCTCGAGGTGGCCCCCGAGCCGCAGGCCGAACTGATCGCCGCGCTGTCCCTACTGCAGAAGGAGAAGTGA
- a CDS encoding single-stranded DNA-binding protein: MNDTMVTVVGNVATNVEYRETATGGMARFRFAVPSRRWDRGSGNWTDGHTSFYTVFAWRSLAMNLAGSVSVGEPLLVHGRLKVREEEGDGRRRTYVDIDALAVGHDLTRGTSAFRRVVKAEPNVTGPPRRVAVAAAAEAVARVPVP; this comes from the coding sequence GTGAACGACACCATGGTGACGGTGGTGGGCAATGTCGCCACGAATGTGGAGTACCGGGAAACCGCGACCGGCGGGATGGCGAGATTCCGTTTCGCCGTGCCGTCGCGACGATGGGATCGCGGCAGCGGTAACTGGACGGATGGACACACCAGCTTCTACACGGTTTTCGCGTGGCGTTCGCTCGCGATGAATCTCGCCGGTTCGGTGTCGGTGGGGGAACCCCTGCTGGTGCACGGGCGGTTGAAAGTACGTGAGGAGGAAGGGGACGGCAGGCGCAGGACGTACGTCGACATCGACGCTCTGGCGGTGGGGCACGACCTGACCCGCGGTACCTCGGCATTCCGGCGCGTGGTCAAGGCGGAACCGAATGTGACGGGACCTCCCCGCAGGGTCGCGGTGGCGGCCGCGGCGGAGGCAGTGGCGCGGGTTCCCGTTCCCTGA
- a CDS encoding CsbD family protein has product MAKDEKAKAKVEHVKGKVKETAGRAVGNEGMTAKGRAEQAKGDVRQAKEKTKDAFKR; this is encoded by the coding sequence GTGGCCAAGGACGAGAAGGCCAAGGCCAAGGTCGAACACGTCAAGGGCAAGGTCAAGGAGACCGCGGGCCGCGCGGTAGGCAACGAGGGAATGACGGCCAAGGGCCGCGCCGAGCAGGCGAAGGGTGACGTTCGTCAGGCCAAGGAGAAGACGAAGGACGCCTTCAAGCGCTGA
- a CDS encoding acyl-CoA thioesterase, with product MTRHIYSCPLRWSDMDAFGHVNNVVFLRYLEEARIDFMFRLAPGDGSPSFSGGSVVARHEIDYVRPLVHRHEPVIIESWVTKISAASLTIAYEVKEADDPRQVYVRASTVVVPYNLEAGRPRRITAEEKSFLQEYLDDTAAEGALVA from the coding sequence ATGACCCGCCATATCTACAGTTGCCCCCTTCGCTGGTCGGACATGGATGCCTTCGGGCACGTCAACAACGTCGTCTTCCTGCGCTATCTGGAAGAGGCGCGGATCGACTTCATGTTCCGGCTGGCGCCCGGGGACGGTTCGCCGTCGTTCTCGGGCGGGTCCGTCGTGGCCCGTCATGAGATCGACTACGTACGGCCGCTGGTCCACCGGCACGAGCCGGTGATCATCGAGTCGTGGGTGACCAAGATCAGTGCGGCCTCACTGACGATCGCCTACGAGGTCAAGGAGGCCGACGACCCCCGGCAGGTGTACGTGCGTGCCTCCACGGTCGTCGTCCCCTACAACCTGGAAGCGGGCCGTCCGCGCCGGATCACCGCGGAGGAGAAGTCCTTCCTCCAGGAGTACCTGGACGACACTGCCGCCGAGGGTGCTCTCGTCGCATGA
- the ettA gene encoding energy-dependent translational throttle protein EttA translates to MAEYIYTMRKTRKAHGDKVILDDVTLSFLPGAKIGVVGPNGAGKSTVLKIMAGLEQPSNGDAFLSPGYSVGILLQEPPLDEDKTVLENVQLGVAEVKGKLDRFNAIAEQMATEYTDELMTEMGKLQEDLDHANAWDLDAQLEQAMDALGCPPADWPVTNLSGGEKRRVALCKLLLEAPDLLLLDEPTNHLDAESVQWLEAHLAKYAGTVVAITHDRYFLDNVAEWILELDRGRAHPYEGNYSTYLENKASRLKVEGQKDAKRQKRLKEELEWVRSNAKGRQAKSKARLARYEEMAAEADKMRKLDFEEIQIPPGPRLGSVVVEVNNLSKAFGEKVLIDDLSFTLPRNGIVGIIGPNGAGKTTLFKMIQGLETPDAGAIKVGDTVKISYVDQSRANIDPKKTLWAVVSDELDYINVGHVEMPSRAYVSAFGFKGPDQQKPAGVLSGGERNRLNLALTLKQGGNLLLLDEPTNDLDVETLSSLENALLEFPGAAVVVSHDRWFLDRVATHILAYEGDSKWFWFEGNFESYEKNKVERLGPDAARPHRATYKKLTRG, encoded by the coding sequence TTGGCTGAGTACATCTACACGATGCGCAAGACGCGCAAGGCGCACGGCGACAAGGTCATCCTCGATGACGTGACGCTGAGCTTCCTGCCCGGTGCGAAGATCGGTGTGGTCGGCCCCAACGGCGCCGGTAAGTCCACCGTGCTGAAGATCATGGCCGGTCTTGAGCAGCCGTCCAACGGCGACGCCTTCCTCTCGCCCGGCTACTCCGTCGGCATCCTGCTCCAGGAGCCGCCGCTGGACGAGGACAAGACCGTCCTGGAGAACGTCCAGCTCGGTGTGGCCGAGGTCAAGGGCAAGCTCGACCGTTTCAACGCGATCGCCGAGCAGATGGCGACCGAGTACACGGACGAGCTGATGACGGAGATGGGCAAGCTCCAGGAGGACTTGGACCACGCCAACGCCTGGGACCTCGACGCCCAGCTCGAGCAGGCCATGGACGCACTCGGCTGTCCGCCCGCCGACTGGCCCGTCACCAACCTCTCCGGTGGCGAGAAGCGTCGCGTCGCGCTGTGCAAGCTGCTGCTCGAGGCCCCCGACCTGCTGCTCCTCGACGAGCCCACCAACCACCTGGACGCCGAGTCGGTCCAGTGGCTGGAGGCGCACCTCGCCAAGTACGCCGGCACCGTCGTCGCCATCACCCACGACCGGTACTTCCTGGACAACGTCGCCGAGTGGATCCTCGAGCTCGACCGCGGCCGCGCCCACCCGTACGAGGGCAACTACTCCACCTACCTGGAGAACAAGGCCTCCCGTCTCAAGGTCGAGGGCCAGAAGGACGCGAAGCGCCAGAAGCGGCTCAAGGAAGAGCTCGAGTGGGTCCGCTCCAACGCGAAGGGACGGCAGGCCAAGTCCAAGGCCCGTCTGGCCCGTTACGAGGAGATGGCCGCCGAGGCCGACAAGATGCGGAAGCTGGACTTCGAGGAGATCCAGATCCCGCCGGGTCCGCGCCTGGGCTCCGTCGTCGTCGAGGTCAACAACCTCTCCAAGGCCTTCGGCGAGAAGGTGCTGATCGACGACCTGTCCTTCACCCTTCCGCGCAACGGCATCGTCGGCATCATCGGCCCGAACGGCGCCGGCAAGACCACGCTGTTCAAGATGATCCAGGGCTTGGAGACGCCGGACGCGGGCGCGATCAAGGTCGGCGACACCGTCAAGATCTCCTACGTCGACCAGAGCCGCGCCAACATCGACCCGAAGAAGACGCTGTGGGCCGTCGTCTCCGACGAGCTGGACTACATCAACGTCGGCCACGTCGAGATGCCGTCCCGCGCCTATGTCTCCGCCTTCGGCTTCAAGGGCCCGGACCAGCAGAAGCCGGCCGGCGTCCTGTCCGGCGGTGAGCGCAACCGCCTCAACCTGGCGCTCACCCTCAAGCAGGGCGGCAACCTGCTGCTCCTCGACGAGCCGACCAACGACCTCGACGTGGAGACGCTCTCCTCGCTGGAGAACGCGCTGCTCGAGTTCCCCGGTGCGGCCGTGGTCGTCTCCCACGACCGCTGGTTCCTCGACCGGGTCGCCACGCACATCCTGGCGTACGAGGGCGACTCCAAGTGGTTCTGGTTCGAGGGCAACTTCGAGTCGTACGAGAAGAACAAGGTCGAGCGTCTCGGCCCGGACGCGGCCCGTCCGCACCGTGCCACCTACAAGAAGCTCACCCGGGGCTGA
- a CDS encoding YfjP family GTPase: MTAITDDENPAGSGAAGGAEAGDRAPAADGTNTVAGVGSAGEADGGAGEAGGDRWADGFIARRADPRDDGGTEEDRAEEHEDLVVEEELPVGGPYVGPLRVRLDALRELLGLSRTRLDGHTLTEAGRVLDEAAARQRLSSRHTVVAIAGATGSGKSTLFNALAGVRISETGLRRPTTAAPIACVWSDGAAGLLDRLSIPGRLRRKPLAGGDGDEQLHGLVLVDLPDHDSALVRHREQVDRVLALVDAVIWVVDPEKYADAALHERYLRPLAGHAEVTFVVLNQVDRLPGEAADQVLDDLRRLLDEDGMALGEHGEPGATVLPLSALTGEGVGELREMIGAFVQDRSAPALRLCADVDAAAAKLRSVYVAGGNTGLGERARDDFSARLAEAVGATAAGEAAEREWFRNAGRACGTPWLRLWRWYERTRMPSAALLQPPAPAEEELTARQRVEQAVRTVADEAANGLPAPWAQAVREAAVRGAEGLPEALDELAVREAAATNGKPQRPAWWPAAVLTQAAMTLLQIYGALWLVGQIVGVLEPGLLPPVLVMLAGIVGGPLVEWACAAASRGPARRYGQDAQRRLQEAAASCGRARVLDPVAAELMRYREVQEQYATVSGPTRPGVGAGRAGRAGGSAARRGVSFG; the protein is encoded by the coding sequence ATGACCGCCATCACGGATGACGAGAACCCGGCCGGGAGCGGCGCGGCCGGTGGGGCCGAGGCGGGGGACCGAGCGCCTGCGGCCGATGGGACGAACACCGTCGCGGGCGTCGGGTCCGCGGGTGAGGCCGACGGCGGCGCAGGGGAAGCGGGCGGCGACCGCTGGGCAGACGGTTTCATCGCGCGGCGCGCGGACCCGCGTGACGACGGCGGCACGGAGGAGGACCGCGCGGAGGAGCACGAGGACCTCGTGGTGGAGGAGGAGCTTCCGGTCGGGGGTCCTTATGTCGGACCGCTGCGCGTACGGCTCGACGCCTTGCGTGAACTGCTCGGCCTCTCCCGGACCCGGCTGGACGGACACACCCTCACCGAGGCCGGGCGGGTGCTCGACGAGGCGGCCGCCCGTCAGCGGCTGTCCTCGCGGCACACCGTCGTCGCCATCGCGGGCGCGACCGGCAGCGGCAAGTCGACGCTCTTCAACGCGCTCGCCGGGGTTCGCATCTCCGAGACCGGGCTGCGCAGGCCGACAACGGCGGCACCCATCGCCTGCGTCTGGTCCGACGGGGCGGCGGGCCTGCTGGACCGGCTGTCGATTCCCGGGCGGCTGCGGCGCAAGCCGCTGGCGGGCGGCGACGGCGACGAGCAGCTGCACGGGCTCGTCCTGGTCGATCTGCCCGACCACGACTCGGCGCTGGTACGGCACCGGGAGCAGGTGGACCGGGTACTGGCACTGGTGGACGCGGTGATCTGGGTCGTGGACCCGGAGAAGTACGCCGACGCCGCCCTGCACGAGCGCTATCTGCGGCCGCTTGCCGGGCATGCCGAGGTGACCTTCGTGGTGCTCAACCAGGTGGACAGGCTGCCGGGCGAGGCGGCCGACCAGGTACTCGACGATCTGCGGCGGCTGCTCGACGAGGACGGCATGGCGCTCGGCGAACACGGCGAGCCGGGCGCCACCGTGCTGCCGCTGTCGGCGCTCACCGGGGAGGGCGTAGGCGAACTGCGGGAGATGATCGGTGCGTTCGTACAGGACCGCAGTGCGCCCGCGCTCCGGCTGTGCGCGGACGTCGACGCCGCGGCGGCCAAACTGCGCTCGGTGTACGTCGCAGGAGGCAACACCGGCCTCGGGGAACGGGCGCGCGACGACTTCTCGGCGCGGTTGGCGGAGGCGGTCGGTGCCACGGCCGCCGGTGAGGCGGCGGAACGCGAGTGGTTCAGGAACGCGGGGAGGGCATGCGGTACGCCGTGGCTGAGGCTGTGGCGCTGGTACGAGCGCACCCGGATGCCCAGCGCCGCGCTGCTGCAGCCGCCGGCACCGGCGGAGGAGGAACTGACGGCCCGCCAGCGGGTCGAACAGGCCGTGCGTACGGTCGCGGACGAGGCGGCGAACGGGCTGCCTGCGCCCTGGGCCCAGGCTGTCCGGGAGGCCGCGGTGCGCGGGGCTGAAGGGCTTCCGGAGGCGCTGGACGAACTGGCGGTGCGTGAGGCGGCGGCGACCAATGGGAAGCCGCAGCGGCCCGCCTGGTGGCCGGCCGCGGTGCTGACGCAGGCGGCGATGACGCTGCTTCAGATCTATGGCGCGCTGTGGCTGGTGGGTCAGATCGTCGGCGTTCTGGAACCGGGACTGCTGCCGCCGGTGCTGGTGATGCTCGCCGGAATCGTGGGCGGGCCGCTGGTGGAGTGGGCGTGCGCAGCAGCCTCCAGAGGGCCGGCGCGGCGGTACGGGCAGGACGCGCAGCGGCGGCTGCAGGAGGCGGCCGCCTCCTGCGGGCGGGCCAGGGTGCTCGATCCCGTCGCGGCGGAGCTCATGCGGTACAGGGAGGTGCAGGAGCAGTACGCGACGGTGTCGGGGCCGACGAGACCGGGGGTCGGAGCCGGGCGGGCCGGCCGGGCGGGCGGCTCCGCGGCCCGCAGAGGGGTCTCGTTCGGGTGA
- the solA gene encoding N-methyl-L-tryptophan oxidase, which translates to MAPAYDVIVLGLGGMGSAAAAHLAARGTRVLGLERFGPAHDRGSSHGGSRITRQSYLEDPAYVPLLLRAYELYEQVARDTGRDIAVLCGGVMVGRPDSRTVAGSLRSAQQWDLPHEMLDAKEIRRRFPTLTPGAGDVALYEARAGLLRPESTVAAHLQLADRHGADLRFEEPATRWESFGGGVRVHTAQGSYSAGHLVICPGAWAPQLLADLGVPVRVERQVMYWFQPDGGTGPYLPERHPVYIWEDAAGVQIYGFPAIDGPDGGVKVAFFRQGGTPCTPDTIDRTVHDHEVAAMARQTSKFLPGLPATFLSAATCMYSSTPDEHFVIARHPAHPDTVSVACGFSGHGFKFVTVVGEILADLALTGATSHPIDLFAPGRPL; encoded by the coding sequence ATGGCACCGGCGTACGACGTGATCGTTCTCGGACTCGGCGGTATGGGCAGCGCCGCCGCGGCGCACCTCGCCGCCAGGGGCACCCGCGTGCTCGGCCTGGAGCGGTTCGGCCCGGCGCACGACCGCGGCTCGAGCCACGGCGGGTCCCGGATCACCCGCCAGTCGTATCTCGAGGACCCCGCGTATGTGCCCCTGCTGCTGCGCGCCTACGAGCTGTACGAGCAGGTCGCGCGCGACACCGGCCGGGACATCGCCGTGCTGTGCGGCGGCGTGATGGTGGGCCGGCCCGACTCCCGCACCGTCGCCGGCTCCCTGCGCTCGGCGCAGCAGTGGGATCTGCCCCACGAGATGCTCGACGCCAAGGAGATCCGCCGCCGCTTCCCGACCCTGACACCCGGCGCCGGCGATGTGGCCCTCTACGAGGCACGGGCAGGCCTGTTGCGCCCCGAGAGCACTGTCGCCGCCCACCTCCAGCTCGCCGACCGGCACGGTGCCGACCTGCGGTTCGAGGAACCGGCCACGCGCTGGGAGTCCTTCGGCGGCGGCGTCCGGGTGCACACCGCGCAGGGCAGCTACAGCGCGGGCCATCTGGTGATCTGCCCGGGCGCCTGGGCCCCGCAGCTGCTCGCCGACCTCGGCGTGCCGGTGCGGGTGGAGCGCCAGGTCATGTACTGGTTCCAGCCGGACGGCGGCACCGGTCCATACCTCCCCGAACGGCATCCCGTCTACATCTGGGAGGACGCGGCCGGCGTCCAGATCTACGGTTTCCCGGCCATCGACGGGCCGGACGGCGGCGTGAAGGTCGCGTTCTTCCGGCAGGGCGGCACGCCCTGCACCCCGGACACCATCGACCGCACGGTCCACGACCACGAAGTGGCGGCCATGGCGCGGCAGACGAGCAAGTTCCTCCCCGGCCTGCCGGCCACCTTCCTGTCCGCCGCCACCTGCATGTACTCCAGCACCCCCGACGAGCACTTCGTCATCGCACGCCACCCCGCCCACCCGGACACGGTCAGCGTCGCCTGCGGCTTCTCCGGGCACGGCTTCAAGTTCGTCACCGTCGTCGGTGAGATCCTCGCCGACCTCGCCCTGACCGGTGCCACCAGCCATCCCATCGACCTGTTCGCCCCAGGGAGGCCGCTGTGA
- a CDS encoding ABC transporter ATP-binding protein, which translates to MRSRITVTIRSRWPRKRGDRLVRIFSTDGVEVQALQGLDLLVKEGELMALVGASGSGKSTLMNILAGLDVPSAGAAKVAGCDLLAMDAKARLRYRREVVGFVWQQTARNLLPYLTAAQNVALPMQLKGRSRKKAERAQELLAMLGVADCRDRRPHQMSGGQQQRTAIAVALANSPAVLLADEPTGELDSATGEQVFTAFRRANEELGTTVVIVTHDQAVASEVRRTVAIRDGRTSSEVLRRTEIDAEGRESVVAREYAMLDRAGRLQLPAEYTAALGMEHRVMLELEQDHIGVWPDDADH; encoded by the coding sequence ATCCGGTCTCGGATAACGGTCACGATCCGATCAAGGTGGCCCCGCAAGCGGGGCGACCGGCTGGTGCGGATCTTCTCCACCGACGGGGTGGAGGTACAGGCGCTCCAGGGGCTCGATCTCCTCGTCAAGGAGGGCGAGTTGATGGCCCTGGTCGGCGCGTCCGGCAGCGGCAAGTCGACCCTGATGAACATCCTGGCCGGGCTGGACGTGCCGTCCGCCGGTGCCGCGAAGGTCGCGGGCTGCGATCTGCTCGCGATGGACGCGAAGGCACGGCTGCGCTACCGCCGGGAAGTCGTCGGATTCGTCTGGCAGCAGACCGCCCGCAATCTGCTCCCGTATCTGACCGCAGCTCAGAATGTCGCCCTGCCGATGCAGTTGAAGGGGCGTTCGAGGAAGAAGGCCGAGCGGGCCCAGGAGCTGCTGGCGATGCTCGGCGTCGCCGACTGCCGGGACCGGCGGCCGCATCAGATGTCCGGCGGCCAGCAGCAGCGCACGGCGATCGCCGTCGCCCTCGCCAACTCCCCTGCCGTACTGCTCGCGGACGAGCCGACCGGCGAGCTGGACTCGGCGACCGGCGAGCAGGTCTTCACCGCGTTCCGCCGCGCGAACGAGGAGCTGGGCACCACCGTCGTGATCGTCACCCATGACCAGGCGGTGGCGAGCGAGGTGCGGCGTACGGTCGCGATCCGCGACGGCCGCACGTCCTCCGAGGTGCTGCGCCGCACGGAGATCGACGCCGAAGGCCGGGAATCGGTGGTGGCGCGCGAGTACGCGATGCTGGACCGGGCCGGCCGGCTCCAGCTCCCGGCCGAGTACACGGCGGCGCTGGGGATGGAGCACCGGGTGATGCTGGAGCTGGAGCAGGACCACATCGGGGTGTGGCCGGACGACGCCGATCACTAG
- a CDS encoding LAETG motif-containing sortase-dependent surface protein — MFSAPAVRRRGAARRLAAAAVLSGLIATGSIASAGAAAADDGAQHQGGAVATLDGLKTYDQAVLRTNGTSHEIPAGLFEMTVDGGGRLKTYCIDIHNPTQDQAKYLETPWSQTSLGGNKNAGKIRWILEHSYPQVDDLAALAERAGTGPLSGQTAAAGTQVAIWRYSDAADVDAADPAAEQLADWLQRQAKDIAEPKASLSLQPNAVSGKAGERLGPVTVRTGAGQIAVSPPADAAASGIKVTDAAGKPVTSAANGSRLFFDVPEGAEDGSATLSVTATTSVPVGRAFAGVTKSQTQILAGSSESTVSANATATWAKAGPIPALSARKNCAEGGVDITASNKGDAPFTFELVGFEYTIAAGESRTVTVPVAEDQAYDFTITGPDGFQKNFKGVLDCRTTGEPGDETQTLTSQPSPASAGGLSAGLEGDLAETGSSSATPWIAGIAIVMVVIGGAAVLLLRNKKTTTPDE; from the coding sequence GTGTTCTCTGCGCCTGCGGTTCGCAGGCGGGGCGCCGCTCGCCGGCTCGCCGCCGCGGCCGTGCTGTCGGGCCTGATCGCGACGGGCTCGATAGCCTCCGCGGGTGCGGCCGCCGCCGATGACGGCGCTCAGCACCAGGGTGGCGCGGTTGCCACCCTCGACGGGCTCAAGACCTACGACCAGGCAGTGCTGCGCACCAACGGCACGAGCCATGAGATCCCCGCCGGGCTCTTCGAGATGACCGTCGACGGCGGCGGCCGGCTGAAGACGTACTGCATCGACATCCACAACCCGACCCAGGACCAGGCCAAGTATCTGGAGACCCCCTGGAGCCAGACCTCGCTGGGCGGCAACAAGAACGCCGGCAAGATCCGGTGGATCCTGGAGCACTCCTATCCGCAGGTCGACGACCTGGCCGCGCTGGCCGAGCGGGCCGGGACCGGGCCGCTGTCCGGGCAGACCGCAGCGGCGGGTACCCAGGTCGCCATCTGGCGCTACTCGGACGCCGCGGACGTCGACGCCGCCGACCCCGCGGCGGAGCAGCTCGCGGACTGGCTGCAGCGGCAGGCCAAGGACATCGCCGAGCCCAAGGCCTCGCTGAGCCTGCAGCCGAACGCGGTCTCCGGCAAGGCGGGCGAGCGGCTCGGGCCGGTGACGGTGCGCACCGGCGCCGGTCAGATCGCGGTCTCGCCGCCGGCGGACGCGGCCGCCAGCGGTATCAAGGTCACCGACGCGGCGGGCAAGCCGGTCACCTCCGCCGCGAACGGCAGCAGGCTGTTCTTCGACGTGCCCGAGGGCGCGGAGGACGGGTCGGCGACGCTGAGCGTGACGGCGACCACGTCGGTGCCGGTGGGCCGGGCGTTCGCCGGGGTCACCAAGAGCCAGACGCAGATCCTGGCCGGCTCCAGCGAGTCCACGGTCTCCGCGAACGCGACGGCGACCTGGGCGAAGGCGGGCCCGATCCCGGCGCTGTCCGCCCGGAAGAACTGCGCCGAGGGCGGCGTGGACATCACGGCCTCGAACAAGGGTGACGCCCCGTTCACCTTCGAGCTGGTGGGCTTCGAGTACACCATCGCGGCAGGGGAGTCCCGGACGGTGACCGTCCCGGTCGCCGAGGACCAGGCGTACGACTTCACGATCACCGGGCCGGACGGGTTCCAGAAGAACTTCAAGGGTGTGCTGGACTGCAGGACCACCGGCGAACCGGGGGACGAGACGCAGACGCTGACCTCTCAGCCCAGCCCGGCCTCCGCCGGGGGCCTGTCCGCGGGGCTCGAGGGCGACCTCGCCGAGACCGGCAGCTCCAGCGCCACCCCCTGGATCGCCGGCATCGCGATCGTGATGGTCGTGATCGGCGGGGCCGCGGTCCTTCTCCTCCGTAACAAGAAGACGACGACCCCCGACGAGTGA
- a CDS encoding SDR family oxidoreductase, whose protein sequence is MKFAVLGGTGLIGAQVVENLSAAGHQAVPHALSTGVDVITGQGLEAAVEGADVVVNLTNSPTFDDASPAFFRTSMDNLLAAGAKAGVGHFVILSIVGVDQVPDLDYYRAKALQEDILKAGPIPYSIVRATQFMEFMDAVLSWTAEGDTVRLPRTPLQPIAAADVAGIVAEVAAGSPLNGVLNIAGPDVYPLDELGRLTVSAKRDGRSVVSDDSAGMFAAVHGDVLTARSDARIAPTHYTDWLS, encoded by the coding sequence ATGAAGTTCGCAGTCCTCGGCGGAACCGGGCTGATCGGGGCGCAGGTCGTGGAGAACCTGAGTGCGGCCGGGCATCAAGCCGTACCGCACGCCCTGTCCACGGGCGTGGACGTCATCACCGGTCAGGGCCTGGAGGCAGCCGTTGAGGGTGCCGACGTCGTCGTCAACCTGACGAACTCCCCCACCTTCGACGACGCCTCGCCCGCCTTCTTCCGGACTTCGATGGACAACCTTCTTGCGGCCGGCGCGAAGGCCGGGGTCGGGCATTTCGTCATCCTGTCGATCGTCGGCGTGGACCAGGTGCCCGACCTGGACTACTACCGGGCGAAGGCGCTCCAGGAAGACATCCTCAAGGCCGGGCCGATTCCGTACTCCATCGTCCGCGCCACGCAGTTCATGGAGTTCATGGACGCGGTCCTGTCCTGGACCGCCGAAGGGGACACCGTCCGGCTGCCGCGCACGCCACTCCAGCCGATCGCCGCCGCGGACGTCGCCGGCATCGTCGCCGAAGTCGCCGCGGGCTCCCCGCTGAACGGCGTGCTCAACATCGCAGGCCCTGACGTCTATCCCCTCGACGAACTCGGACGGCTGACCGTTAGCGCCAAGCGTGACGGGCGCTCTGTCGTCAGCGACGACTCCGCCGGCATGTTCGCCGCCGTCCATGGCGACGTCCTCACGGCCCGAAGCGATGCCCGCATCGCCCCCACCCACTACACCGACTGGCTCTCCTGA
- a CDS encoding DUF6131 family protein yields MIILGVILLIIGLLAGIGILWTIGIILVAIGVLLWILGAVGHAVGGRRHYW; encoded by the coding sequence ATGATCATCCTCGGAGTCATTCTGCTCATCATCGGCCTCTTGGCCGGCATCGGCATTCTCTGGACCATCGGGATAATCCTGGTCGCGATCGGAGTTCTGCTGTGGATTCTGGGAGCGGTAGGCCACGCGGTCGGCGGACGACGGCACTACTGGTAA